The following are encoded together in the Coffea arabica cultivar ET-39 chromosome 1c, Coffea Arabica ET-39 HiFi, whole genome shotgun sequence genome:
- the LOC113724404 gene encoding uncharacterized protein isoform X1 — translation MSFSCLQDNSIFAWLINCLKAEFWFSEGHSQKLICVAEALPLGDASVDAVVATLVLCSVKDVDLALQEIMRVLKPGGLCVFVEHVAAEDGTIRRFFQGILDPLQQFVADGCHFTRKTGEVIAKAVFSSVELQRAFVSSASIANPQVYGIARK, via the exons ATGTCTTTTTCATGTCTGCAAGATAACAGTATCTTTGCATGGCTGATTAACTGTTTGAAAGctgaattttggttttcagaAGGCCACAGCCAAAAGCTAATTTGT GTTGCTGAGGCTCTGCCCCTTGGTGATGCATCTGTGGATGCTGTAGTGGCCACACTTGTCCTATGTTCTGTCAAAGATGTTGACTTGGCGCTGCAAG AGATTATGAGGGTGCTAAAGCCAGGTGGGCTCTGTGTGTTTGTGGAACACGTAGCAGCAGAAG ATGGAACAATTCGGAGATTTTTCCAAGGGATTCTTGATCCTTTGCAGCAGTTTGTTGCTGATGGCTGTCACTTCACTAGAAAAACTGGAGAAGTTATTGCTAAAGCGGTCTTCTCATCTGTTGAACTTCAGCGGGCATTTGTGTCTTCTGCCTCAATAGCAAATCCTCAGGTTTATGGGATAGCTCGCAAGTAG
- the LOC113724404 gene encoding uncharacterized protein isoform X4, whose translation MVAEALPLGDASVDAVVATLVLCSVKDVDLALQEIMRVLKPGGLCVFVEHVAAEDGTIRRFFQGILDPLQQFVADGCHFTRKTGEVIAKAVFSSVELQRAFVSSASIANPQVYGIARK comes from the exons ATG GTTGCTGAGGCTCTGCCCCTTGGTGATGCATCTGTGGATGCTGTAGTGGCCACACTTGTCCTATGTTCTGTCAAAGATGTTGACTTGGCGCTGCAAG AGATTATGAGGGTGCTAAAGCCAGGTGGGCTCTGTGTGTTTGTGGAACACGTAGCAGCAGAAG ATGGAACAATTCGGAGATTTTTCCAAGGGATTCTTGATCCTTTGCAGCAGTTTGTTGCTGATGGCTGTCACTTCACTAGAAAAACTGGAGAAGTTATTGCTAAAGCGGTCTTCTCATCTGTTGAACTTCAGCGGGCATTTGTGTCTTCTGCCTCAATAGCAAATCCTCAGGTTTATGGGATAGCTCGCAAGTAG
- the LOC113724404 gene encoding uncharacterized protein isoform X2, which produces MHGSHQKGVVHFKFTQAVAEALPLGDASVDAVVATLVLCSVKDVDLALQEIMRVLKPGGLCVFVEHVAAEDGTIRRFFQGILDPLQQFVADGCHFTRKTGEVIAKAVFSSVELQRAFVSSASIANPQVYGIARK; this is translated from the exons ATGCACGGCAGCCACCAGAAAGGCGTAGTTCACTTTAAATTTACACAAGCA GTTGCTGAGGCTCTGCCCCTTGGTGATGCATCTGTGGATGCTGTAGTGGCCACACTTGTCCTATGTTCTGTCAAAGATGTTGACTTGGCGCTGCAAG AGATTATGAGGGTGCTAAAGCCAGGTGGGCTCTGTGTGTTTGTGGAACACGTAGCAGCAGAAG ATGGAACAATTCGGAGATTTTTCCAAGGGATTCTTGATCCTTTGCAGCAGTTTGTTGCTGATGGCTGTCACTTCACTAGAAAAACTGGAGAAGTTATTGCTAAAGCGGTCTTCTCATCTGTTGAACTTCAGCGGGCATTTGTGTCTTCTGCCTCAATAGCAAATCCTCAGGTTTATGGGATAGCTCGCAAGTAG